One genomic window of Bremerella sp. JC817 includes the following:
- a CDS encoding cupin domain-containing protein translates to MRWTNTSIFTIATLVVGLSVLSPVAAQDAPHKEVAKPAGKSAPLMTMSPSPGVVVNVLKVDPLKAIQSKQPRTATMVEVVLDPLAGSPPHRHPGPVCGYVLEGTFEFQIEGKEKQVLHEGDTFFEPEMILHLVGRNPNQEGKTRVLATIIHPSDAKQLVIPEPQK, encoded by the coding sequence ATGCGTTGGACCAACACCTCGATCTTCACCATTGCTACTCTCGTCGTTGGACTTTCGGTCCTCAGTCCGGTGGCTGCTCAAGATGCCCCACACAAAGAAGTCGCCAAGCCAGCCGGTAAGTCAGCTCCGCTGATGACAATGTCGCCAAGCCCTGGCGTCGTTGTGAATGTGTTGAAGGTAGATCCGCTAAAGGCAATCCAGAGCAAACAGCCCCGTACCGCAACGATGGTCGAGGTCGTGCTCGATCCCCTCGCAGGCAGTCCACCGCATCGTCACCCAGGCCCCGTTTGCGGCTATGTGCTGGAAGGAACGTTCGAGTTTCAGATCGAAGGTAAGGAGAAACAGGTCCTGCACGAGGGAGATACCTTCTTCGAGCCAGAAATGATCCTGCATCTGGTCGGTCGCAATCCGAACCAAGAAGGCAAGACTCGCGTTTTGGCCACCATCATTCATCCGTCCGATGCGAAGCAACTTGTAATTCCTGAACCCCAGAAATAA